From the genome of Solanum lycopersicum chromosome 7, SLM_r2.1:
CTAGAAAACTTTTACTAGGAATAAGATCAAGTTCACTGAACTcacaatgtccccttaaggaaattattcccctctagtatccgaggtttgatttggaatatgacctcctagggtaaaatgatctcaatcaccagagtatagatgataccaaaaactccggtgtcagcgacCACTTAAAGGCAGTAAAATACACCtaaaatactagatttagtagttgaagaagaagtccaagaattctatattaaaaagagaggaaatccctcaatttatagaaaacaaaggatagtgcgaaaaggttcttattgtgccttaccggaaaggtcacaattCTTTTGTAAAAggcacaatctttcagaaagggcgtcatcttttataaaagtcaaaactttccataaaagtcacaacttttcataaaagccgtaacttttcataaaagtcacaactcttcataaaagtcacaactcttcattttccattcacaccttttgtAATTCAACTATAATTTTCAAAACAGTCTTATTAGAAACAGTCTCTTTAAGGTAGAGATAATAAGGTATACGTACTCTCTACCCTCTCCAGACCCCATTTATGGGACTACGCCGAGTATGTTGTTTCTTGTAGTGAAGTTTCGAACTTCTATAAACGGAAAATCCTTTCTTTACCACAAGAATACGATACCATCCACAATGTAGTTGTGAAAGAGTTTTTCTTAGGGAGAGAATAActttctttgttatattttgCAATTATTAGCTTTCGCGTGCTGTATGATTATTTCAATCCCAACAGGTACTTTTattgatatgatggaaaaatTTGCAAGTAAACAAAACAAGAAGCAATGGGCAATTGGAACGATATTTGTGGCTGCTAAAGTAGATCATATATCAGATAAGAGAAACAAATGTTTAGATTGGCTTGATAAGCAACCTCCAAGATCAGTTCTTTATGTTTCATTTGGATCATCAACTATATTTTCTGATAAAGAGGTGATGGAGCTGGGGATGGGACTAGAGCGAAGCAAACAAAAGTTTGTATGGGTGTTGAGAGATGGTGATAGAGATAATATCTTTAGTGAGGAAGCTAAAAGATTTGAGTTGCCAGACGGTTTTGAAGAAAGAGTAGAAGGTGTTGGTTTAGTGGTCAGATTATGGGCGCCACAACTTGAGATCTTGGGTCATTCTTCTAAGGGAGGGTTCATGAGTCATTGCAGATGGAATTTTTGCATAGAGTGTATTACTATGGGGGTACCAATGGCTGCTTGGGCTATGCATTATGAACAACCACTTAATTCTTTCTTTGTGATAAAAATCTTGAAATCtttatgttggattttaaaaaggtgtgaatggaaaatgaagagctgcgacttttatgaagagttgtgacttttatgaaatgttgcgacttttatgaaaagttgtgacttttatgaaaaattgcgacttttatgaaaaattgtgacttttatgaaaggtgacgacctttctgacacattatgacttttccaaaggtttgtgacctttccggtaaggcacaataagaaccttttcgcactaccctttattttctataaattgagggatttcctctcattttaatagagaattcatggacttcttcttcaactactaaatctagtattctaagtgtactttgcTGTcattgagtggttcgctgacacataagtttttggtatctatactctaatgagatcattttaccctaggaggtcatattccaaatcaaacctcggatactagaggggaataataaGGGGACtctgtgagttcagtggacttgatctttatcctattaatttttttttgcagattttGGTACGTATTTTACAAAtcttagatttgtgaattaatttcagtttttctattcttttgttcttcactggttcattaaacttggtaacttcgtgtttctgcaaagtttgttagaatcagtaagattctttagacacatcttaacaacaattcttccttaagaaaaatatttcgtatatatattttttaaatatgcttctgattctagtttcccTACTagctttaattttctagttgtgaaaatgttctcaaaatttgttgtcttacaaagatgttcaatgttttgttctaagtatgtttgaaatacaagatgaacaacaatcttaaggaaatttaTATACtattagtattttttgtattctgctgattgagagaatctgatcatggaagtagaagataaatgcacTACTGCTCCATAATTCGTTGCTTTGTTTAGTTAGGTCGAAGTAAGAATGTAACAGAAATTCCGTTTGAAGATTACCatgtaaccttcttattaaattatctaaggagGAACATAGTTTCTTAGAGTaatcatctttgattttttttattatgtgtatctttggaaaaagatctgcaaatcatatgttgtggaatgaattttacttcgcaaatattgttgcttttaaaattctttagtttgcaaaaatgagagatgcatatttttgtttgataaaatagtatgtcaaaatgttatagtttgaagactatttgataagaaaaatatttctatgtgataaagaatatgtgttgTTCTGTTTGGAAGGAAAAcaaaacttttgtagttttgtactccatgagaaatgttagtgtgtctgatttttgtagactaaaaacttttatggttttatactctggataaattggactatgcaattggtttgaagaatatgaaaacttcacataataagtcagtgttgtacttttgattttctataaactttaatgtaatatagaaataaattgtacaatttttttgtccttattgttagtatttaaaatactaagtcgaatgtctatttatgatagaggAAAAATACCAGTGACTTAGAATTTATGATTTGATGtctctatggaatgaactttgacattgtgtaaacattgtcaaagagaattgcaACACTATAATTCCTTCGTAATATAATGTTTCCAgcattaaaatatatagaaaaactattttcaaatacttgaaaaatatttttgagatcacatttgaaatgaGGGGGTTATTTtcttatgattagacttggtgtctaatttaactttggagcaaaagatatgaaattcaatgatacttttgtattatgttatacccacaaaattcttggagtatatttggtattgtgattgttgagtttctctattactagtatatagtgtgactagtatgaaacatccaaattatatgtatacttgttcaaaataattgtgttcttttatggaaaaaaatatcacttaaaatgttgtgatttttcatgaaaagatatgtctattataataaaagtatttgcatagacatgaatattggtgaatggtcatttgttatgtttttgtaaaaataacatttggattatattgtctttattgaactcgatgaaactttgttcatggCTAGTTCTATATCAATaatattgaaagttatggaaatgtccttctgaaaaggacatttgacaatcaaaccaatgtttgtatcacacaaaattgtatgaaataggaacaaaatattagtgaggaatgtttttatttgttcttacttgcttgagtcaatgtctgtgacatgaacacttggggcatgtcaattacaaaaccttttaagaaaaactgatcaacttaaaagttttgcctaactttgagtacaataaataaaaatgtctagTTTTTGTGGAATTTAAGTATGTTgaacattcttataaatctgttgaaaggaattctaatcccttagaattgatttcCACTGACATTTGTGATACGAAGTTAACACTATCTCATGGTgagaaaaagtatttgttatttttattgagaattgcattagaaatgactGTGTCTATTTGatgaatggtaaggatgaagcaatagaaatgtccAGACACtgtaatatcgaagttgaaaatcagtgtgaaaaaatataagaagtgataagaatggagagtataaatctcattgtgtagaaatatgtttggaaagtggaatatccatcaaactactgccatattcacctcaatctaatgaaaaaccgaACGTTGaagaaatgatggatgcattatttataagtttggatttacacaaaacttgtgtggaggaatTATCCTTACTGCTAAaggcaacaacaaaaaaatgtctttttagaaagaaagcgatTGTTTTTTATCAGAATACAATattttccatatgagaaatggaaaggaaggaaatccaacttgaaatatttcaaagtgtgggagttagtcaaagtccaagtttctattcctaaaagaattaaagtaggacctatgactgtggactgtaaaatcagacttgagtagtctagagaagggtctaaaaggcctaggaaatgaaaatgataatgtatttaataaagagattcagaggcttagtaaatgttaaaggacatttacttccttcgaatatgattttgtaacatttcttgtgtcttctgtagacacattctttggaaagatggtgtcaataaacaaattaatcttcttcaagaaaataaacctttgggcTCATAGTaaatctttagaaggaaaataacagttgatggaactgttgaaaaatataaagcaaaactTTGTgtcaaaaacttaaaaaataaataaataaggttttgatcttgtcaatatatatattctcgTTAGAAATTAGAATTACATTCCAAATttatcaaatgaatgtgaaaataaCTTTCCTCAATGTACAATTGGAGAAAGAAATTTTTATGGAACAACCCGAGGGTTTTGTGGTTCCtgataaaaaaaacaaagtgtGAACTTGTTAACTCACATTATTGAAGCACCCAAGCAATGACATAATTTGATCAAATCATGTcggcaaatggattgaagaatgatggatgtgataaatgtgttcacattaaaatcataaggtcattgtttgtttttatatgtgtgatatgttgatcatcaatagagacactaatgacataaatgctactaaacgtatgctataaagcaagtggaatgaaaattattggagttgctaatgagatcttagatataagaattcgtagAACTTCATAATGTTTAACATTTTCACGGTCTCACTGCATTGAAAAGGTAtttaactagttcaaatatttgggtgtcaatattgtcaagtctccaataaatgtgagctttgcatttcaaaagagtgaaaacaaaagtgactcacaattggattgtgctagATTTTTGGAaagcatgatgtatatcatatagtgtgtgcgatcagatatagtaattgttattttaaactcagtcggttcacaagtgatcccaaataaattcattagatttcaataaatagagttttggagtatttaaataatacttaaatctatgtcttgcattataacaatatccaaaaaatattgaaagatatagtgatgcaaattggatcaacGGACGAATGAAGTAAAATACACGAGTTcatatgtatttactattggtagaggagcagtctcttagtaatatttcaaaagagacatgtatcgctaactctacaatgatctttgagctaggtgctctagataaggtcggtgaataagttgaaagactccgaaatttcttgatagatattctattttggcccaaaccattggcatttgtatgcatacactttcacagtcaagatgcaataggtagggcatggagcatgacgTATAACGAAAAGTCTCATTatatacgacatagacatgataccgTTAGAAAaatactctctagtggaattatcagaattgactatggaaagtcaaaggataatgtgtcggatccacttacaaaaaggcctaactagagaggaagttaaaagatcatctaagggaatgaatttacggcttaggacaagtcatcatggaTGTAACTCTATGTAGCAGACttgagatcccaagatctagattcaaggataaaaacaaagttgtgaatgacggttcagcattgtcaacaaactcaatccattctcatgatgaagacaatgctcacggacaaggatacaacattaaggcttgttaatgagtgaATAAAGATTAATGGTTTTATGATTTGCTAAgcagagttgaccaaatagtgtatctacaccataacacggttagaaatcacctatgtgagtgtgaagtgtaagcctcttcaaagaagatgattgttAAAAGCCCATATCTCTATATAATTATGAAAgtaggaggtgttcatggctaaaacaAACACAatcgtaagaaccataaatggtaaagagttaattgtgtgacatatggttgtctaggtatacaccaaagttcgacggttcaaagatatcacatctaccgatcgaccgagtatatccgacttATGTTCCCCACGGAAAGTCCAAGgagaaacctacttatccagatgcaattaattttTGCTTGTAAAAGCACACATACTTCTCCGTTTCTCTATCTTCGAGTCATTCCACATTCatgcgggggattgttgggttttaaaaaggtgtgaatggaaaatgaagagttgcgacttttatgaagagttgtgacttttatgaaatgttgcgacttttatgaaaagttgtgacttttatgaaaagttgcgacttttatggaaagttgtgacttttatgaaaggtgtgacttttatgaaaggtgacgacctttctgacACATTATGACTTTCCAAAGATTTGTGACCTCTCCGGTAAAGCACAATAAGAAACTTTTCGCACTACCCtctgttttctataaattgagggatttcctctcctTTTAATAGACAATTCatagacttcttcttcaactactaaatctagtattcgaAGTGTattttactgccgttgagtggttcgctgacacagaagtttttggtatctatactctggtgaatgagatcattttaccctaagaggtcatattccaaatcaaacctcggatactagaggggaacaataaggggacactgtgagtcaagtggacttgatctttttcctattaaaagtTATCCAGATtttggtacgtgttttacaaattttagatttgtgaattaatttcagttcttctattcttttgttcttcactggttcattaaacttggtaacttcgtgtttctgcaaagtttgttggaattaGTAAGATtttttagacacatattaacaacaattcttatttaagaaaaatatttcgtatatatattttttaaaatatgcttctaattctagtttcgctactagctttaattttctagttgtgaaaatgttcttaaattttgttgtcttacaaagatgtttaaagttttgttctaagtatgtttggaatacaagatgaacaacacaTAGCCTGTAATATCCATCTTTTAGAATTAATGGCTACAGAATAGATGGTTGATATCTTTAGGAATGGTCTTGCTGTTTTTGTTACAGTGTTCTCACACATCTAACTGTTTCAGTTAGTATAATCTGCACAATAACCATTTGCCAGAAAAGCCATCATTCACATAAATGCCAAAGTCATATAATCAAACAAACATTagaatggagaagaaaaatCTGCAGAGTAAAAGATAAAGACTTACAAGAAAGGTATTATCTATCTCAACTTATAATTTTCTGTGTGGGGGTTCtaatttcttcataaaaatcGAATACTTTTTGAAGAAGGAAGATATTAGCAGCAAGAACCAAAAGAATAATTGCAAATAGGCAACCcatcaaattttcttttagaaGAGCAGTCATGATCAATTTGTATGATAGTTAATTTGttatataagtttcaaaagaatAGCAGCAAAAGTAGAAATGCTAATTAATGTTTACTTACTGATTATCCATTATAATTAATTCTTGAATTCTAGATCCATTAGCTGCACATGTTGGTAAGGCGACGTTCATCACAATGGCAAGGATATCTTGCagagaaataatatataaattagacAAGAGCTTAAGTTGTTGGACAGTTATGGTTAATGAGAAGTATAAGTTGTTAAAAATTTTGTCACACCAAATTCTAATCCTTCAGGTTGATGGTGGAAGCTGTCAAACATTGTAAGAGTGAGTCATATACATCTACTTCAAATATCTCTTTCATTACTTCCCGCGCTATTCTAACAACCAAAACTGACTTTATTGACGAAA
Proteins encoded in this window:
- the LOC138337290 gene encoding zeatin O-xylosyltransferase-like; the encoded protein is MEKFASKQNKKQWAIGTIFVAAKVDHISDKRNKCLDWLDKQPPRSVLYVSFGSSTIFSDKEVMELGMGLERSKQKFVWVLRDGDRDNIFSEEAKRFELPDGFEERVEGVGLVVRLWAPQLEILGHSSKGGFMSHCRWNFCIECITMGVPMAAWAMHYEQPLNSFFVIKILKSLCWILKRCEWKMKSCDFYEEL